From a single Arachis hypogaea cultivar Tifrunner chromosome 3, arahy.Tifrunner.gnm2.J5K5, whole genome shotgun sequence genomic region:
- the LOC140183633 gene encoding uncharacterized protein, producing MAEENQRMANQIAELTNARIENNDSRYEQTEEAEHQYGPTQVSKTARNEEGQPQQNEKAPPENENAEPDNSTGPFTAEVMNFKLPRRFTLPTTLIPYGGLGDPKKYIKKFKSIMIELAKLFEEHFAGSAIYLHDSDYLNTIKQGQNESLKDYMTRFTKVAMSILDLYPEVHLHAIKSGLRPGQFQEAIAVAKLKSLAKFRKKAKGQIDIEELRQARKAEKPQHKEEDKPRDIKKSFKLTPCYESYIQFNTKQDDIIKEILNSKLIKPPRKAGNYPDSKGVDKSKYCSFHQKYGHTTDKWRRYKLGKKTLLPSYVIDRGQS from the exons ATGGCGGAGGAGAATCAAAGAATGGCGAACCAAATTGCTGAGCTAACTAATGCTCGGATTGAAAACAATGACAGTCGTTACGAACAAACAGAAGAAGCCGAGCACCAATATGGTCCAACACAGGTGTCCAAAACTGCTCGAAATGAAGAAGGCCAACCTCAACAAAACGAAAAAGCTCCGCCAGAAAATGAAAATGCTGAGCCTGACAACTCTACTGGGCCATTCACGGCCGAGGTGATGAATTTCAAGCTCCCCAGAAGGTTCACCTTACCAACTACGTTAATCCCCTACGGCGGGTTAGGAGATCCGAAGAAATATATCAAGAAGTTCAAATCTATAATGATA GAACTAGCGAAGCTTTTTGAGGAGCATTTTGCTGGCTCAGCTATCTACCTGCACGACTCTGACTACTTGAACACAATTAAACAAGGTCAGAATGAAAGCCTCAAAGACTACATGACTCGTTTCACAAAGGTGGCAATGAGTATACTCGACCTCTACCCCGAGGTGCATCTGCACGCCATCAAAAGCGGACTCCGACCAGGACAATTTCAAGAGGCTATTGCTGTCGCCAAGCTGAAGAGCTTGGCCAAATTTCGCAAGAAAGCAAAGGGTCAGATCGATATTGAAGAACTCCGACAAGCTCGGAAAGCAGAAAAACCCCAACACAAAGAAGAGGATAAACCACGGGATATTAAGAAAAGTTTTAAACTAACCCCCTGCTATGAATCCTATATTCAGTTCAATACCAAGCAGGAcgacatcatcaaggaaattCTGAATTCTAAATTAATCAAGCCACCACGGAAGGCCGGCAACTATCCAGATTCAAAGGGTGTAGACAAATCAAAGTATTGCTCCTTTCACCAGAAATATGGACATACCACTGATAA GTGGAGGCGCTACAAGCTCGGCAAGAAAACGCTCTTACCGAGCTATGTTATCGACAGAGGCCAGTCTTAA